Proteins encoded in a region of the Vicia villosa cultivar HV-30 ecotype Madison, WI linkage group LG5, Vvil1.0, whole genome shotgun sequence genome:
- the LOC131608158 gene encoding F-box/LRR-repeat protein At3g26922-like, which produces MARSNQITPKPTKGKTQQQQIAPAKKIKKSTKGRKQQQQIAPAKNVKARRNQQQQIAPAKNVKGRRNQRHLASAKKAKAPIDQPDMISDLSDCILIHIMSFLHAKEAVQTCILSKRWINVWKKLPTLVFYYPSEIDGFYQQFVPKLLSLRDDRTDIHSLQLYPLFTKKRSNILVSQIVKYVFSHNVQHLLLKITYFKPNCISFSCPTLKSLELTSAHCDSGVDSVFPNSLHFPALATLSLTHFTFAPNEDGCAKPFSTFNMLNTLIIHQCKVLHQRNLCISNTKLENLTIAMYDNIFDGFHFDIELYAPNLSTFSFKGIHISKVFGTKSFFPSIKQLKINIMKNYSTLLKWLDTFSIIESLTVDTDTLQVFCNILIYFLYSIYQKIELQLTLICYLLGSFQFS; this is translated from the exons ATGGCACGTTCAAACCAAATAACCCCCAAACCCACAAAGGGCaaaactcaacaacaacaaatcgcACCAGCCAAGAAGATCAAGAAATCCACAAAGGGCAgaaagcaacaacaacaaatcgcACCAGCCAAGAATGTGAAGGCTCGcagaaatcaacaacaacaaatcgcACCAGCCAAGAATGTGAAGGGTCGCAGAAATCAACGGCATCTCGCATCAGCCAAGAAGGCAAAGGCTCCCATCGACCAACCAG ATATGATTTCTGATTTGTCGGATTGTATTCTGATTCACATAATGTCTTTTTTGCATGCAAAAGAGGCTGTTCAAACTTGTATTTTGTCTAAAAGATGGATCAATGTTTGGAAGAAACTCCCCACTCTCGTATTCTATTATCCATCAGAGATTGATGGATTTTATCAACAATTTGTACCCAAGCTTTTGTCTCTTCGGGATGACCGGACCGATATTCATTCTCTCCAACTTTATCCTCTTTTTACCAAAAAGAGAAGCAACATATTAGTGTCCCAGATTGTAAAATATGTTTTTTCACACAATGTCCAACACTTATTATTGAAGATCacttattttaaacctaattgtATTTCCTTTTCATGTCCTACATTAAAGTCACTTGAACTTACTAGTGCCCATTGTGATTCGGGTGTGGATAGTGTATTTCCAAATTCCCTTCATTTTCCAGCATTAGCCACCCTCTCTCTAACCCATTTTACTTTTGCTCCCAATGAAGATGGTTGTGCTAAGCCATTTTCCACATTTAACATGTTGAATACTTTGATCATTCATCAATGTAAGGTCTTGCATCAACGAAACCTATGCATCTCAAATACCAAACTTGAAAATTTAACCATAGCTATGTATGACAATATTTTTGATGGATTCCATTTCGATATAGAGTTATATGCTCCAAATCTTAGTACCTTTTCTTTTAAAGGTATTCACATTTCAAAAGTTTTTGGCACCAAGAGCTTTTTCCCTTCTATTAAAcagttaaaaattaatattatgaaAAACTATTCAACCCTACTCAAATGGCTGGATACTTTTAGTATTATTGAATCATTGACGGTTGATACAGATACTCTTCAggtattttgtaatattttaatttactttttatatTCTATTTATCAAAAAATAGAATTACaactaaccctaatttgttaTTTGTTAGGTTCTTTTCAATTTTCCTGA
- the LOC131605977 gene encoding F-box/LRR-repeat protein At3g26922-like, with protein sequence MARSNQITPKPTKGKTQQQQIAPAKKIKKSTKGRKQQQQIAPAKNVKARRNQQQQIAPAKNVKGRRNQRHLASAKKAKAPIDQPDMISDLSDCILIHIMSFLHAKEAVQTCILSKRWINVWKKLPTLVFYYPSEIDGFYQQFVPKLLSLRDDRTDIHSLQLYPLFTKKRSNILVSQIVKYVFSHNVQHLLLKITYFKPNCISFSCPTLKSLELTSAHCSSGVDSVFPNSLHFPALATLSLTHFTFAPNEDGCAKPFSTFNMLNTLIIHQCKVLHQRNLCISNTKLENLTIAMYDNIFDGFHFDIELYAPNLSTFSFKGIHISKVFGTKSFFPSIKQLKINIMKNYSTLLKWLDTFSIIESLTVDTDTLQGLFFRAQNTSRSYYDRFSWSRFPFSWNPSDLGDFATVIHRSTAVADPDGFTFIVVFSRQPSLLYLCFSLFATLDCLVVIFVGVSHWQPFDPLLIVDLETVCFSLWTP encoded by the exons ATGGCACGTTCAAACCAAATAACCCCCAAACCCACAAAGGGCaaaactcaacaacaacaaatcgcACCAGCCAAGAAGATCAAGAAATCCACAAAGGGCAgaaagcaacaacaacaaatcgcACCAGCCAAGAATGTGAAGGCTCGcagaaatcaacaacaacaaatcgcACCAGCCAAGAATGTGAAGGGTCGCAGAAATCAACGGCATCTCGCATCAGCCAAGAAGGCAAAGGCTCCCATCGACCAACCAG ATATGATTTCTGATTTGTCGGATTGTATTCTGATTCACATAATGTCTTTTTTGCATGCAAAAGAGGCTGTTCAAACTTGTATTTTGTCTAAAAGATGGATCAATGTTTGGAAGAAACTCCCCACTCTCGTATTCTATTATCCATCAGAGATTGATGGATTTTATCAACAATTTGTACCCAAGCTTTTGTCTCTTCGGGATGACCGGACCGATATTCATTCTCTCCAACTTTATCCTCTTTTTACCAAAAAGAGAAGCAACATATTAGTGTCCCAGATTGTAAAATATGTTTTTTCACACAATGTCCAACACTTATTATTGAAGATCacttattttaaacctaattgtATTTCCTTTTCATGTCCTACATTAAAGTCACTTGAACTTACTAGTGCCCATTGTTCTTCGGGTGTGGATAGTGTATTTCCAAATTCCCTTCATTTTCCAGCATTAGCCACCCTCTCTCTAACCCATTTTACTTTTGCTCCCAATGAAGATGGTTGTGCTAAGCCATTTTCCACATTTAACATGTTGAATACTTTGATCATTCATCAATGTAAGGTCTTGCATCAACGAAACCTATGCATCTCAAATACCAAACTTGAAAATTTAACCATAGCTATGTATGACAATATTTTTGATGGATTCCATTTCGATATAGAGTTATATGCTCCAAATCTTAGTACCTTTTCTTTTAAAGGTATTCACATTTCAAAAGTTTTTGGCACCAAGAGCTTTTTCCCTTCTATAAAAcagttaaaaattaatattatgaaAAACTATTCAACCCTACTCAAATGGCTGGATACTTTTAGTATTATTGAATCATTGACGGTTGATACAGATACTCTTCAg GGGCTCTTCTTCCGCGCTCAAAACACTAGTCGTTCTTATTACGACCGTTTTTCTTGGTCAAGGTTCCCTTTCTCTTGGAACCCTAGTGATCTTGGTGACTTTGCAACTGTCATTCACCGTTCAACCGCCGTTGCAGATCCGGACGGTTTCACTTTCATTGTTGTTTTTTCAAGACAACCTTCATTGTTGTACCTTTGTTTCTCGCTGTTTGCAACCCTTGATTGTTTGGTTGTCATCTTTGTTGGTGTTTCTCATTGGCAGCCCTTCGATCCTCTCCTAATAGTAGATCTCGAGACGGTTTGTTTCTCTTTATGGACTCCTTAA
- the LOC131605978 gene encoding uncharacterized protein LOC131605978 — translation MVLQGLNNNLNFNFHPKCEKLKIINVCFAYDILLFARGRTKSIKLVMKKMKYFSATTGLQKSIPKSKLYLGGLDVETTRLIQQATDFDIGNMLFQIFGGPFKQRETIYIQLPTSNREDDEKTEPLEHETFTIWKETTIIEKCLFFISNYWMHIFPLPKKVIAHSEGLCRNFLWTGKDSYIRKAPIAWEHVCDLVAAGGLNLISLTAWNKATIGKMLWNIAKIKDRLWIHWIHEYYMNK, via the coding sequence ATGGTGCTGCAGGGGCTGAATAATAATCTCAACTTTAATTTTCACCCTAAATGTGAGAAATTGAAGATCATTAATGTGTGTTTTGCATATGACATCCTCTTATTTGCAAGAGGTCGTACAAAATCTATCAAATTGGTCATGaagaaaatgaaatatttttctgCTACAACTGGATTACAGAAAAGTATTCCAAAGAGCAAGCTGTATCTTGGAGGGTTGGATGTAGAAACAACAAGACTTATACAACAGGCAACTGACTTTGATATAGGTAATATGCTTTTTCAAATATTTGGGGGTCCCTTTAAACAACGGGAAACTATCTATATCCAATTACCAACCTCTAATAGAGAAGATGATGAGAAAACTGAACCATTGGAGCACGAGACTTTTACCATATGGAAGGAGACAACAATTATTGAAAAGTgccttttttttatttctaactaTTGGATGCATATATTTCCACTACCAAAAAAGGTGATTGCACACAGTGAAGGGCTATGCAGGAACTTTTTATGGACTGGAAAAGACAGCTACATCAGAAAAGCTCCCATTGCATGGGAACATGTTTGTGATCTAGTTGCTGCAGGAGGTTTAAATCTTATATCCCTCACTGCATGGAACAAAGCCACCATAGGGAAAATGTTATGGAATATAGCTAAAATAAAGGATCGACTATGGATTCATTGGATACATGAATATTACATGAATAAATGA